The Engraulis encrasicolus isolate BLACKSEA-1 chromosome 4, IST_EnEncr_1.0, whole genome shotgun sequence genome includes a window with the following:
- the LOC134448064 gene encoding doublecortin domain-containing protein 1-like, whose product MNLKKCLNLPSTARRLFQEEGKELFLLTGLQRDQLVYVSCGEQWVNPKEQQLAAQRRRTVLGLEQDIAHIQYYCALRNCFQDLVLDVEGGQPQEGSALVVSPQHLALEDPAAEEERESTPSPEQEEEEEVQEVQEKKACLDPSSHHHTPGDDAHSRAHQRADERAAKRRFPWQQSSEACSEGENDPANGDACFRTDKSRVAAVNKRQQFEWREGQLQVCGGAGGGGAVDHTGTPVHLLPRNPSDPHQLWVYREEERTLHLQADPSLVLAVSIPRTTHSHRPTTTPVAWSVVVQPYRPQSSAAAHQRWGWQPEWRLLWAFYTDALEQELTAARLASVCTACIGPQPLLQQGYYFTISGKRERVEVCVSCATEMRGRFHLKKLPPNSAFRCATANQSPHLNPRGPFRSLRVCETDLSAEAADATLCLLLERVERLRREGSGQTQTETPTHTQASSQAHAQTQGRSPGGSSVQPPVKVQAHRNGQRRQEAQLITAATMPLLLTEATRRLGLQRAAQYLYAADGTRILTMQQLKAWALNQRLQEEHHHTSTDTHIRHNADGPDAPISGESVPGGAHHHPPSPTDAHTPLLVTEAEVDTVDQALLTLVLREPIPVWVSCGEAFQPPQVVKQREREKAVLWMKKGKLCVDLEIRRHKMRQQKAWLPPRHISQTDGGASETTSELNNSQTCISVEESMWEEDCRPLRRAAPRTLYHRPQVKRVLVHCNGGDVTESMFVWGRTIDELLMCSTERLGLSRPASVLYTAVGEAITSWEHIQRDAVLCVSAGEPFLTPKACRDRVEMKANFARAMRHHRQAAENSPAARLREPQQAISITAEE is encoded by the exons gTGTACGTGTCGTGTGGGGAGCAGTGGGTGAACCCTAAGGAGCAGCAGTTAGCGGCCCAGAGACGCCGCACAGTGCTGGGGCTGGAGCAGGAcatagcacacatacagtactactgTGCACTCAGGAACTGCTTCCAGG aCCTCGTCCTTGATGTTGAGGGAGGACAGCCCCAGGAGGGCTCGGCACTGGTGGTCTCGCCTCAGCACCTCGCCCTTGAAGACCCAGccgctgaggaggagagggagagcaccCCCTctccagagcaggaggaggaggaggaggtgcaggaggtgcaggagaAGAAGGCCTGCCTTGACCCCTCCTCACACCACCACACCCC AGGAGACGACGCGCACTCGAGAGCTCACCAGAGAGCCGACGAGCGGGCGGCAAAGCGCCGATTTCCATGGCAACAGAGCTCCGAGGCATGCTCAGAAGGGGAGAACGACCCGGCTAATGGAGATGCATGTTTTAGGACAGACAAAAGCAG GGTTGCTGCTGTCAACAAGCGGCAGCAGTTTGAGTGGAGGGAGGGGCAGCTGCAGGTGTGTGGTGGAGCGG gtggaggaggggccgTCGACCACACAGGAACCCCAGTCCACCTGCTGCCCAGGAACCCATCAGACCCTCACCAGCTCTGGGTCtacagagaggaggaaag gacactccACCTACAGGCTGACCCCAGTTTGGTGTTGGCAGTGTCCATACCCCGGACCACCCACTCACATCGACCTACCACCACTCCTGTAGCCTGGTCTGTCGTCGTACAG CCTTATAGGCCCCAGAGCTCTGCAGCTGCCCATCAGAGGTGGGGTTGGCAGCCAGAGTGGAGGCTGCTGTGGGCCTTCTACACAGACGCCCTGGAGCAGGAGCTAACGGCCGCCCGCCTGGCCTCCGTCTGCACCGCCTGCATAGGCCCACAGCCCCTGCTACAGCAG GGCTACTACTTCACTATCtctggaaagagggagagggtggaggtgtgtgtcagctgtgccacggagatgagagggaggttccACTTGAAGAAGCTGCCCCCAAACTCAGCCTTTCGCTGTGCCACAGCCAATCAGAGTCCACACCTGAACCCGAGGGGACCATTCAGGAGCCTGAGAGTGTGTGAG ACGGATCTGAGTGCCGAGGCTGCAGACGCGACTCTGTGTCTCCTCCTGGAGCGTGTCGAGCGTCTGAGGAGGGAAGGCTcagggcagacacagacagagacgcccacacacactcaggcctCCTCGCaggcgcacgcgcagacacagggccGGTCCCCAGGGGGCAGCAGCGTGCAGCCGCCCGTGAAGGTCCAGGCCCACAGGAACGGGCAGAGAAGACAAGAGGCCCAGCTGATCACCGCAGCTACAATGCCACTG CTGCTGACAGAGGCTACCAGGCGTCTGGGTCTCCAGCGGGCTGCCCAGTACCTCTACGCAGCTGACGGTACTCGCATCCTCACCATGCAGCAGCTGAAGGCCTGGGCCCTCAACCAGAGACTGCAGGAGGAGCACCACCAcaccagcacagacacacacatcaggcaCAATGCAGATGGGCCAGATGCCCCCATCTCTGGAG AGTCAGTCCCAGGGGGTGCCCACCACCATCCCCCCAGCCCCACTGATGCCCACACCCCACTCCTGGTGACCGAGGCTGAGGTGGACACAGTGGACCAGGCCCTGCTGACGCTGGTCCTCCGGGAGCCCATCCCTGTGTGGGTGTCCTGCGGGGAGGCCTTTCAACCGCCACAGG TTGTgaaacaaagggagagagagaaggcagttcTCTGGATGAAGAAGGGGAAGCTGTGTGTGGATCTGGAGATCAGAAGACACAAGATGAGGCAGCAGAAAg CGTGGTTGCCACCCAGGCACATCTCACAAACAGATGGAGGGGCCTCCGAGACAACATCTGAGCTCAACAATTCCCAG ACATGCATTAGTGTGGAGGAGTCGATGTGGGAAGAGGACTGCAGGCCTCTCCGCAGAGCCGCCCCTCGTACCCTGTACCACCGGCCCCAGGTGAAGAGGGTGCTGGTGCACTGCAACGGCGGGGACGTTACCGAATCAATGTTTGTCTGGGGAAGGACAATTgatgag CTGCTGATGTGCAGCACGGAGAGGCTGGGCCTGTCCAGGCCAGCCAGCGTGCTGTACACGGCTGTGGGAGAGGCCATCACCTCCTGGGAGCACATCCAGAGGgacgctgtgctgtgtgtgtcagcCGGAGAACCCTTCCTCACACCCAAAG CCTGTCGTGACAGAGTCGAGATGAAGGCTAACTTTGCCCGCGCTATGAGGCACCATCGCCAAGCTGCGGAGAACAGTCCAGCGGCCCGCCTGAGGGAGCCACAACAAGCCATCAGT ATAACTGCAGAAGAATGA